A genomic segment from Pseudoxanthomonas sp. CF385 encodes:
- a CDS encoding EAL domain-containing protein, protein MDHKDAAPAGEPAGTDHDRGLKRLPARVMALMLLSALGALLTAAILETQAGATAYIIGESHWSKAQQRAVHSLYRYVSQGDPADLLEARTALQVPLGDRAARLALEQDPVDVAAARAGFLQGGNAPGNLDRLIRMYRVLSDAPYFRDSVRLWREAEVEILHLVRLADELEAQRSAGRLDAGEVAAYQRELTAIDARVRPREIAFSRSLADGADFMRHVLLALSALAFLVLCAYALHVMRKTLRRVRETESEFRMAFHQSAVGMLKLDRDGRFTQANEALAQILGRPLQEIRTLRLHDVLHADDMRLDAHDGIDWDRLLEPGERRLVRQDGEVRWVRWTASVVAARADQYGRFFVLMEDVSDAHELASEIAHQASHDELTGLINRREIARRLGCALGQARGCAGRHTLCYIDLDQFKLVNDTCGHEAGDRFLCHFASRVASQLRRDDWLGRLGGDEFAILLHDTTLEEAEAAMARIHASLADASFQWSGRAFGLNCSIGVAEINDAAVDVDWLLRAADAACYMAKEEGRNRIRCYRDSDPSLSRRRQELEWVAHTQLAIAEDRLLLYAQQIVALDGSDRLQYEVLVRLRDREGRVHAPGMFLPAMERYGQGMAVDRYVMDAVCRHFARHPAQLARVELCHVNVSAQSIADPAFHDHVNLLLDRHPGMAQRLCFEITETAVIANLDDACRFIDGMRARGCCIALDDFGSGLSSFGYLKRLAVDILKIDGAFIRDLAKGESDLALVRSMSQMGQALGKVTIAEWVESEAVMAQLREVGIGYVQGYAVHVPCPLEALAAVDEPVVEPA, encoded by the coding sequence GTGGACCACAAGGACGCAGCACCTGCCGGCGAACCCGCCGGCACCGACCACGACAGGGGACTGAAGCGCCTGCCCGCCCGGGTGATGGCGCTGATGCTGCTGTCTGCGCTGGGTGCGCTGCTGACCGCCGCGATCCTCGAGACCCAGGCCGGTGCGACCGCCTACATCATCGGCGAGAGCCACTGGTCCAAGGCGCAGCAGCGGGCCGTGCACAGTCTCTACCGCTACGTCAGCCAGGGCGATCCGGCCGACCTGCTGGAGGCACGCACCGCCCTGCAGGTGCCGCTGGGCGACCGTGCGGCACGGCTGGCGCTGGAACAGGATCCCGTGGACGTGGCCGCCGCGCGCGCCGGTTTCCTGCAGGGCGGCAATGCGCCCGGCAATCTCGATCGCCTGATCCGGATGTACCGCGTGCTCAGCGACGCACCGTACTTCCGCGACTCCGTCCGCCTGTGGCGCGAGGCGGAAGTGGAAATCCTGCACCTGGTGCGCCTGGCCGACGAACTGGAGGCGCAGCGGTCCGCGGGCCGTCTCGACGCCGGCGAGGTGGCGGCCTACCAGCGCGAGCTGACGGCCATCGATGCCCGCGTGCGTCCGCGCGAGATCGCGTTCTCGCGTTCGCTGGCCGACGGCGCGGACTTCATGCGGCACGTGCTGCTGGCGCTGAGCGCGCTGGCCTTCCTGGTGCTGTGCGCGTACGCGCTGCATGTGATGCGGAAGACGCTGCGGCGCGTGCGCGAGACGGAGAGCGAATTCCGCATGGCCTTCCACCAGTCCGCGGTGGGTATGCTGAAGCTCGACCGCGACGGCCGCTTCACCCAGGCCAACGAAGCGCTCGCGCAGATCCTGGGCCGGCCGCTGCAGGAGATCCGCACACTGCGGCTGCACGACGTACTGCATGCCGACGACATGCGGCTGGATGCGCATGACGGGATCGATTGGGACCGCCTGCTGGAACCCGGCGAGCGCCGACTGGTGCGCCAGGATGGCGAGGTGCGCTGGGTCCGCTGGACCGCGTCGGTGGTTGCGGCACGCGCGGATCAGTACGGGCGCTTCTTCGTGCTGATGGAGGACGTCTCCGACGCGCACGAACTCGCCAGCGAGATCGCGCACCAGGCCAGCCACGACGAACTCACCGGGCTCATCAACCGTCGCGAGATCGCCCGCCGGCTCGGCTGCGCGCTGGGCCAGGCGCGCGGCTGTGCGGGGCGGCATACGCTCTGCTACATCGACCTGGACCAGTTCAAGCTGGTCAACGACACCTGCGGCCACGAAGCCGGCGATCGCTTCCTGTGCCATTTCGCCAGCCGGGTCGCATCCCAGCTGCGCCGTGACGACTGGCTGGGCCGGCTGGGGGGCGACGAGTTCGCGATCCTGCTGCACGACACCACGCTGGAAGAAGCCGAAGCCGCGATGGCGCGCATCCACGCCTCGCTGGCGGATGCCTCGTTCCAGTGGAGCGGTCGCGCGTTCGGGCTGAACTGCAGCATCGGCGTGGCCGAGATCAACGATGCGGCGGTGGACGTGGACTGGTTGCTGCGCGCGGCCGACGCGGCGTGCTACATGGCCAAGGAGGAAGGCCGCAACCGCATCCGCTGCTACCGCGATTCCGACCCCAGCCTCTCGCGCCGCCGGCAGGAACTGGAATGGGTGGCGCATACGCAACTGGCGATCGCGGAGGACCGGCTGCTGCTGTACGCGCAGCAGATCGTCGCGCTCGACGGCAGCGACCGCCTGCAGTACGAAGTGCTGGTGCGCCTGCGCGACCGCGAAGGCCGCGTGCACGCGCCGGGCATGTTCCTGCCGGCGATGGAGCGCTACGGGCAGGGCATGGCCGTGGATCGCTACGTCATGGACGCCGTATGCCGGCATTTCGCGCGCCATCCGGCGCAGCTGGCGCGCGTGGAGCTGTGCCACGTGAACGTCTCCGCGCAGTCGATCGCCGACCCGGCCTTCCACGACCACGTGAACCTGCTGCTGGACCGGCATCCCGGCATGGCGCAGCGGCTGTGCTTCGAGATCACCGAGACCGCGGTGATCGCCAACCTGGACGATGCCTGCCGTTTCATCGACGGCATGCGCGCACGCGGCTGCTGCATCGCGCTGGACGATTTCGGCAGCGGCCTGTCCTCGTTCGGCTATCTCAAGCGCCTGGCCGTGGACATCCTCAAGATCGACGGCGCCTTCATCCGCGACCTGGCCAAGGGCGAATCCGACCTCGCCCTGGTGCGTTCGATGAGCCAGATGGGCCAGGCGCTGGGCAAGGTGACCATCGCCGAATGGGTGGAGTCGGAGGCGGTGATGGCGCAGCTGCGCGAGGTCGGCATCGGCTACGTGCAGGGCTATGCGGTGCACGTGCCGTGCCCGCTGGAGGCCCTGGCCGCGGTCGATGAGCCGGTGGTGGAGCCCGCCTGA